tttacacataaattgttagatttaaaaaaatgtaataaataactaataccatataaatatgcgtttaattaattaatttattgatcatatcataataatgtgtttatgaaaatatattaggcatagttttttttttcactgtgATCTTCTGGATCttcatatatttacatttatatgccTTTTTAATTACACATGTTAATAAATGCTATTTACAAACTTTAGTAAATGACAACTTAAGTTCTAATGTATACGGTTTATtggtttaaagttaaaataatatttatattaataaatagaatgTTTGTATAGAATCTACTATAGTACCTACAACTTTAGTGtccttataattaaattaatttgactaTATCTAGTACAATTTCAaacctaattaatatattattagagttACCCAACGGGTAAATAAgtacattgaatattttataatgtttcattaaatttactttttaaacttattgcaAAGTGaataagcaattttttttcaaaacatctATTAACctgtatattaaatcaaaaacaccCTTATAGGCTATAAATTTTGTACACGTAGTTCttgacttatttttataataagcgtacctatattataatatataatattgtattaaattgagATTTTTGGAAGGATACTTACCTTAGGTCATTTCAAGATGTCAAAGAGTTCTTTTATTGAGTATTGAGCACTAACGAAATATAATTGttcttttaagttaattatttttgttataagacACATTAATAAGGtgattaataagttattctaAGCTATCCAAAACTCCATGCAGTGTATAGCAGTGGTCTTCAACAGGTGGGTCGCGAtaagtcttttttttttaaaaaaaaatctttaatagatgaaataaatgtcaaaaatatgataatatagtttatataatttatattctatagtataatattataatagtactacCACAATGCATTGAgcaattttgactttttttttgttcttctaCAAAGCTTACGTGTGTCTTGAAAAATGTAGCCCTAAAAAAGTGGGTAGCGAGTCTAAAAAGGTTGAAGACCATTgtggtataatttattcttattaataaaatacttcttAAATTGTTCTTCGAAAATTACGAacgtttatacttattttcatttgacattgattattttttatgataaacgatataattgcttaaaaaataatcattaaattgtttgttcTTATGTACTACATTTAACacgatcttttttttttttatgtattgatatggttttaaattttaacaactaaAGAAACTACCAATgctaataatgaatattgataaatcgataatttattataaatgaaacttaaaataaataaaataaataaaaaaataaatttaaattacaaacttCGAGTTTAAGAGAAAGGAAACGATTTGAGTTACAGTCGTAGTTGGTTAATGACATTGTAGGAACACATGGTTTGAACTAAAAAACATCAATTTAATCTTTTTCAACAcagttgattataatatttttataagaaaatctatgaattaaattgtcaaattGCTCATCTACTGTTTTTTGCTAATTCATTTAGatttgcaaaaataattatatcaaatacagttttgaaaattacttttttgtttattaaaaaaagaaaaaaaagcgaGCGTTTACTTCTATTCTTTCACAAGACtggtgaaataaattattcgtttttaaatttacagacataaatatgatagtagattaattattacttatcttTCTTTTCTTCGAAATGTCACCAtaagtgaatatattttttttataggtatatttcaattttaaatttaagttttgcaAATTGTATTAAGTAGTTAAGTGTAGTTATTCAACTCGAGTAAGaactagatatatattttacattaccatatttgaaagtataatactgtaaacgatatttttggataaataagtaagtttaccaaattatttatgagCCATAAATTAtgtccaaaatttaaaataaaaagatttttaagataagtcaattattgtatatcgTATTTAAACAATCCTTTTCTttcttattagtatttaactaGTTAAACctacacaaaaaattattttttttccatacatCCACACataagacaattattttaccttCACATTCATACAAACCTGGttggtattaattttaacgctTAAGTTACACCAAATCATTTTGTGAATAAATACATCTTACGTATTAACATTCTACATAACCAAAtgggaaattttaaatataatatgagtttaGTTTAGATACAATATCcagttagtaaataaaaattaccaataaaATCTAGAGCTATGAAAaaagtaagtaataaatattttcatttgtattttgtaagttttaaaacattttaaaacattcatttttcaaaatattgttattatgaatattgaattatttttctagaCTATTCCTGTAATCACTAGTTTTTTTGTCAGCTGTACATTTTCTATCTGTAGCTCGTGCATGTCAAAtgtgtagttataatattgattgcgTTTATTGTTTAATCGAATGCTTTTTTATACAGCAAGGGTGGCTAGCGAGAAGAGACTCGTGAGCCaccaaacatattaataaatatggaagagccaaaatgaaaaaaaaagtcatacataaatataaatgtacataaattcaaataaaaaatttttttgtaaaaatgttacgaTAAGATGCGAGCCGCAAAAGTTTATGACACGAGCCGTGGTTTAGCCACCCCTGTTATATAGTGAGCACTACGTTGTCACAAAAATAAGTACTTCCAATGGACATAGTTGTGtggtttatagttttaaatgttttgattatatttgtgATTATATGTTGcaataaacaatgtaataCTTTTAATCACGGCTTCCGTCTACATTTATCTTACCGTGTTCGTTTGATTTCATCTACCCGAGTCAAATATTgactcattatattttttattcacactTTTAATGTACTTGTTAGTTATGTTATCATTACCATTTAGATCATGTGTTTCTCAATTTTTGGTCACAGTTTGGCAACAATTAActaaccaatattaaaaaacaattttttcacaCCCTCTAAACAAGACCatgattttttgtatgaaacaaacatttttaaatttaatctattatatttatattaataaatagctaTAGCGTTATATCACATTGGATTctgtataattcatattatgatatgatgGTGTTTTGTGCTTTTTAtccaaattaacatttttaccaagaatggaaatattatatagattaaattttcaagttacTCAGCCAGTACTTCTGTTCATAATTTTGCTCAGCTGTAAGttagtagtatataatattaagattatgttttaattaattattttgtttaggtattataaaaatttattttcccaaaaaatgtatttttttcaaatatctacctttttaataaatcgaaattgaagtttttgatataattgccAGCAATAAATGAaatcagtattttaaaaagtgttaGTTAATTCTGATTGATATTCTAACCGAATCCCTGtaacaatgatatataatgtttaggaaattttcaaattttgtgtttacaatataccataatattatcgtttaatataatatcgttagtgctataataatatgtttctaaATTTCTTATTGTACGCCCATTACGATggttatatatagtttataattagtttgcatgtttgttttaaattttattattgtatacctgCTTAGTTTAAAAAGatgataattattcatattttatattaataaataatattatgttatttgtgtaatttataaaatgtgcgTACCTAACAGATGacagtagtattatattaatgtatacattttttttttaatcacagCTTCCATCCTTCCACCCATCCCTCCATCTTTCGTTTACTCTGTTACAATCAAATATTGGCTTACCaagtttttgattaatatgattatgtatTCGACATAGCCAATCGGATAATGATTTTTGAGAGTCGGTTACTGGTGGTTGACTGGTTAAACtgttgaaaaaaagaaaagaataaTTGCACATTTTGTGCGCGTTCATAGGTAGTTACTTTGaattataccatttaatattaattaaccatGTTGATCAGACTACActtgtacttaaaaaaaagcaaTACAAATGCATGTAAGTAAATACTTACAGTTTGGCGAAATCCCGTGCACATGTTTCACAAGGATAAAGACGGCCGAttagtgtaaaaaaattatctatatcttTCCGTTGTTGGGGAGAAGGTTCATCTGGATAATATGCCACAATTGTGTGAAGCAAACTCCAGGTATAATATCCTAtaggtatagaatatattaagtacaagCTACAAGTCTACGGACTTTTTATTTCACGAAGCTCTGAGTTAGGCTAACTTTGAgtaaaaacaacttaaaaaaatttaattagttgaAACAAAATGGAAATCAAgcttaaattgataaaaataaattgtaccatatttttactttatgtaGGTAGACAAATCTGtcgtatatgatttattatttgttatattttaacattcattataatattaatgaatttaagcattaaaagtttaatatagcattatgttttacataaagcttaaaaaaaattgacgattatattattgtcgtagaaaaatgattcaaaacttttaaagttaagacatatataataaaaacaatattttcaagaagGATCACTTAGTTTTGTTtctagttaatagttataattgatataagtGC
This genomic stretch from Rhopalosiphum maidis isolate BTI-1 chromosome 3, ASM367621v3, whole genome shotgun sequence harbors:
- the LOC113558646 gene encoding FAD-linked sulfhydryl oxidase ALR-like, with the protein product MENCPLDKAKLGYYTWSLLHTIVAYYPDEPSPQQRKDIDNFFTLIGRLYPCETCARDFAKLLTSQPPVTDSQKSLSDWLCRIHNHINQKLGKPIFDCNRVNERWRDGWKDGSCD